Genomic window (Vicinamibacteria bacterium):
CGGAGGACTTCGAGGGCTGGGTGCAGGAACGCGGGCTCTACTTCGCCTCCACGTGGGGAACCGAGTACCGGACCGTGCTCTCGTCCACCGATCCCGGAGAGACGCCGGCGGCCGGCGGTCTCCTGTGGGCACGCCACGGCAAGGGGATCTTCATCTACACCGGGTATGCATTCTTCAGGCAGCTCCCGGCGGGCGTACCCGGCGCGTACCGGCTATTCATTAACCTCGTCTCAGCCCGCGGATGAGAGAAACGAAGCACCCCGCGACTCCGGACGGCGAAGAGAAGCCGCCTATCGGTGGGAGCTGGCGTGTCCTCTACGCCGTCGTCATCGGAAATCTCGCACTCCTCATCGTTCTCTTCTACGCGTTCACGAAGGCGTTCTCGTGAGAAGTTACGACTGGCTCGTGCTCGTCGCTTCGCTCGCCTTCATCGTCGTCTACGGGGTGTGGAAGGGCCGCAGGAACCGCGATCTCGACGGCTACATCCTGGGCGATCGCAGCATGCGCTGGTACATGGTCGCCTTCTCCATCATGGCGACCCAGGCCAGCGCGATCACCTTCGTCTCGACGCCCGGCCAGGCCTACGTGGACGGCATGCGCTTCGTGCAGTTCTACTTCGGTCTGCCGCTCGCGATGGTGGTGCTGTCGATCACCGCCGTGCCGCTCTATCGAAGGCTCAAGGTCTACACC
Coding sequences:
- a CDS encoding LmbE family protein encodes the protein EDFEGWVQERGLYFASTWGTEYRTVLSSTDPGETPAAGGLLWARHGKGIFIYTGYAFFRQLPAGVPGAYRLFINLVSARG